The following are encoded together in the Thermus islandicus DSM 21543 genome:
- the dusA gene encoding tRNA dihydrouridine(20/20a) synthase DusA, with product MPDFRLAVAPMVDRTDRHFRFLVRQVSLRVRLYTEMTVDQAVLRGNRERLLAFRPEERPLALQLAGKDPETLAQAAQVAEAWGYDEVNLNLGCPSQKAQEGGYGACLLLDLPRVKEILRAMQEAVRVPVTVKMRLGLEGKETYPDLARAVEAMAEAGVSVFIVHARSALLALSTRANREVPPLRHEWVHRLKRDFPHLTFVTNGGIRSLEEALLHLRRVDGVMMGRAVYEDPFVLEEADQRVYGLPHRASRLEVARRMRAYLEEELLRGTPPWAVLRHMLHLFRGRPRGRLWRRLLSEGRTLGALDRALRLMEEEVGQEGEGEKPGPRGEPEAALGLTREGV from the coding sequence GTGCCTGACTTTCGCCTGGCCGTAGCCCCCATGGTGGACCGCACGGACCGGCACTTCCGGTTCCTGGTGCGGCAGGTGAGCCTAAGGGTCAGGCTTTACACGGAGATGACCGTGGACCAGGCGGTCCTAAGGGGAAACCGGGAACGCCTCCTCGCCTTTCGCCCCGAGGAGCGCCCCCTCGCCCTCCAGCTTGCGGGCAAGGACCCCGAGACCCTGGCCCAGGCCGCCCAAGTCGCGGAGGCGTGGGGCTACGACGAGGTCAACCTGAACCTGGGCTGTCCCTCACAGAAGGCCCAGGAGGGCGGGTACGGGGCCTGTCTCCTCTTAGACCTCCCCCGGGTAAAGGAGATCCTCCGGGCCATGCAGGAGGCGGTGCGCGTCCCCGTGACGGTGAAGATGCGCCTGGGCCTCGAGGGGAAGGAGACCTACCCGGACCTGGCCCGCGCCGTGGAGGCCATGGCGGAGGCGGGGGTTTCGGTCTTTATCGTCCATGCGAGGAGCGCCCTCCTCGCCCTCTCCACGAGGGCGAACCGGGAGGTCCCTCCCCTCCGGCACGAATGGGTCCACCGGCTCAAAAGGGACTTCCCCCACCTCACCTTCGTCACCAACGGGGGGATACGGAGCCTGGAGGAGGCCCTCCTCCACCTCCGGCGGGTGGACGGGGTCATGATGGGCCGGGCGGTTTACGAAGACCCCTTCGTCCTGGAGGAGGCGGACCAGAGGGTCTATGGCCTTCCCCATCGGGCAAGCCGCCTGGAGGTGGCCCGGAGGATGCGGGCCTACCTGGAGGAAGAGCTTCTCCGGGGCACACCCCCCTGGGCGGTCCTAAGGCACATGCTCCACCTCTTCCGGGGAAGGCCCCGGGGAAGGCTTTGGCGCAGGCTCCTCTCGGAAGGCCGCACGCTTGGGGCCCTGGACCGGGCCTTAAGGCTTATGGAGGAGGAGGTAGGCCAGGAGGGCGAGGGCGAGAAGCCAGGCCCACGCGGGGAACCGGAGGCGGCGCTCGGGCTTACCCGTGAGGGGGTCTAG
- a CDS encoding tetratricopeptide repeat protein — translation MVADEALARFLALLRRKDYAGARTYAEGFPGEERERLLRSLSLLEEDPEALDDPLFAAEKEVVLGVRAAREGRWEEALERFQKALELDPLHHRALVNLGTLHLERGEVEAALALYQKALKLFPDDPLLHENLAALYKRKGDLSRMVAHMKRATRLKMAPPPTLDPLTGKPERRLRFPAWAWLLALALLAYLLLHKP, via the coding sequence GTGGTGGCGGACGAGGCCCTCGCACGCTTCCTTGCCCTTCTCCGACGCAAGGACTACGCAGGGGCGCGGACCTACGCGGAGGGCTTTCCCGGGGAGGAAAGGGAGCGGCTTCTCAGGAGCCTTTCCCTTCTGGAGGAGGACCCCGAGGCCCTGGACGACCCCCTCTTCGCCGCCGAGAAGGAGGTGGTCCTAGGGGTGAGGGCGGCGCGGGAGGGAAGGTGGGAGGAGGCGCTGGAACGCTTCCAAAAGGCTTTGGAGCTTGACCCGTTGCACCACCGGGCCCTCGTCAACCTGGGCACCCTGCACTTGGAGAGGGGAGAGGTGGAGGCGGCCCTGGCCCTCTACCAGAAGGCCCTGAAGCTCTTCCCCGACGACCCCCTCCTCCACGAGAACCTGGCCGCCCTCTACAAGCGCAAGGGGGACCTCAGCCGGATGGTGGCCCACATGAAGCGGGCGACCCGCTTGAAGATGGCCCCGCCCCCTACCCTAGACCCCCTCACGGGTAAGCCCGAGCGCCGCCTCCGGTTCCCCGCGTGGGCCTGGCTTCTCGCCCTCGCCCTCCTGGCCTACCTCCTCCTCCATAAGCCTTAA
- a CDS encoding glycogen synthase, with amino-acid sequence MRVLHVAPEAYPLVKVGGLADVVGALPRALRRLGVEAEVLLPWHGGLEARRVGEVAFPFAGREERAFLGEREEGGVRFFLLEVEGFGRERVYGYPDDAERYLRFALAASRVARGYDLVHAHDWTAALLALYAPTVYTIHNLAHQGLLDPGLFFPWTGLPWTLFHPEALEFYGRVNLMKGGIVFARRVTTVSPTYAEEIKTPEFGMGLDGVLRQHAGKLKGILNGLDTEVYDPAKDPHLPAPYSREDPSGKARAKEAFREGTGLRPPVLAYVGRLDPQKGLDLLLKALPSLLELGFSLYVQGVGEEGLARALRAAEEGHSGRVRFLEAYHEPMARLAYAGAEAILVPSRFEPCGLVQMLAQRYGTAPVARAVGGLKDTIEDGRTGVLFQTYHPEGLLYGVLRLFRLGAEEMGLRGMEKDFSWAGPAKAYLEVYREALG; translated from the coding sequence ATGCGCGTGCTCCACGTGGCCCCCGAGGCCTACCCCTTGGTGAAGGTGGGGGGGCTCGCCGACGTGGTGGGCGCCCTGCCCAGGGCCCTGAGGCGGCTAGGGGTGGAGGCCGAGGTGCTCCTTCCCTGGCACGGGGGGCTAGAGGCCAGGCGGGTGGGGGAGGTGGCCTTCCCCTTTGCCGGGCGCGAGGAAAGGGCCTTTCTGGGGGAGCGGGAGGAAGGGGGGGTGCGCTTTTTCCTCCTCGAGGTGGAAGGCTTTGGGCGGGAGCGGGTCTACGGCTACCCCGACGATGCCGAGCGCTACCTGCGCTTTGCCCTGGCGGCAAGCCGGGTGGCCCGGGGCTACGACCTGGTCCACGCCCACGACTGGACCGCGGCCCTCCTCGCCCTCTACGCTCCCACCGTCTACACCATCCACAACCTGGCCCACCAGGGGCTTTTGGACCCCGGCCTCTTCTTTCCCTGGACGGGTTTGCCCTGGACGCTTTTCCACCCAGAGGCCCTGGAGTTCTACGGGCGGGTGAACCTGATGAAGGGGGGGATCGTCTTCGCCCGCCGGGTCACCACGGTGAGCCCCACCTACGCGGAGGAGATCAAGACCCCGGAGTTCGGTATGGGCCTGGATGGGGTCCTGCGCCAGCACGCCGGAAAGCTTAAGGGCATCCTGAACGGCCTGGACACGGAGGTGTACGACCCGGCCAAGGACCCCCACCTCCCAGCCCCCTACAGCCGGGAGGACCCCTCAGGCAAGGCCCGGGCCAAGGAGGCCTTCCGGGAGGGGACGGGGCTAAGGCCCCCTGTCCTCGCCTACGTGGGCCGCCTGGACCCCCAGAAGGGCCTGGACCTCCTCCTCAAGGCCCTTCCCAGCCTTTTGGAGCTGGGCTTCAGCCTCTACGTCCAAGGGGTGGGGGAGGAGGGGCTGGCCCGGGCCCTGAGGGCGGCGGAGGAAGGGCATTCCGGCAGGGTGCGCTTCCTCGAGGCCTACCACGAGCCCATGGCCCGCCTGGCCTATGCGGGGGCGGAGGCCATCCTGGTGCCGAGCCGCTTTGAGCCCTGCGGCCTGGTGCAGATGCTCGCCCAGCGCTACGGCACGGCCCCTGTGGCCCGGGCCGTGGGAGGGCTCAAGGACACCATAGAGGACGGTAGGACCGGGGTTCTCTTCCAGACCTACCACCCGGAGGGCCTCCTCTACGGCGTGCTCCGCCTCTTCCGCCTGGGGGCGGAGGAGATGGGCCTAAGGGGCATGGAAAAGGACTTCTCCTGGGCGGGCCCGGCCAAGGCCTACCTGGAGGTCTACCGGGAGGCCCTGGGCTAA
- a CDS encoding gamma-glutamylcyclotransferase family protein, producing MERVFVYGTLKRGQRNHPLVVPYLHRVLPGSVAGFRLYHLGAGERRPYAYPAMVPGEGRVYGEVLFLSPQALPLLDALEEEGVEYRRVRVWVETPEGRLSAWTYLYLAELEGARPLPEGVWEG from the coding sequence GTGGAACGGGTCTTCGTTTACGGCACCCTCAAGCGGGGCCAGAGGAACCACCCCCTGGTGGTTCCTTACCTGCACCGGGTTCTCCCGGGGAGCGTGGCGGGCTTTCGCCTCTACCACCTTGGGGCCGGGGAGCGCCGGCCCTACGCCTACCCGGCCATGGTGCCGGGAGAGGGGCGGGTCTACGGGGAGGTGCTTTTCCTAAGTCCCCAGGCCCTTCCCCTGTTGGACGCCCTGGAGGAGGAGGGGGTGGAGTACCGGAGGGTGAGGGTTTGGGTGGAGACCCCCGAGGGGCGGCTTTCCGCCTGGACCTACCTCTACCTCGCGGAGCTGGAGGGGGCCCGGCCCCTTCCCGAAGGGGTTTGGGAGGGGTAA
- a CDS encoding response regulator transcription factor: MARILLVEDDFQVGELVRRFLEKEGLEVLWARSGQEALRRFWEGSRPDLVVLDRGLPDLEGLEVLRELRALDPLLPALLLTGRSDEDSRVEGLLEGADDYLGKPFSLRELLARIRALLRRAGKEGRRRFGPLELDLEAQKAFLEGEPLRLSPTEMRLLFTLAQAPGRVYTREELLDRVWGPEFTGSERVVDAYVRLLRKKLKDDPDAPRFIETVVGLGYRFLGE; encoded by the coding sequence ATGGCGCGCATTCTCTTGGTAGAGGACGATTTCCAGGTGGGGGAGTTGGTGAGGCGCTTTTTGGAAAAGGAGGGGCTGGAGGTCCTCTGGGCGCGCTCGGGCCAGGAGGCCTTGCGGCGGTTCTGGGAGGGCTCGAGGCCTGACCTGGTGGTCCTGGACCGGGGCCTGCCCGACCTCGAGGGCCTGGAGGTGTTGCGGGAACTCCGCGCCCTTGACCCCCTCCTCCCCGCCCTCCTCCTCACGGGCCGGTCGGACGAGGACAGCCGGGTGGAGGGGCTTCTGGAGGGGGCGGACGACTACCTGGGCAAGCCCTTTTCCCTTAGAGAGCTCCTCGCCCGCATCCGGGCGCTTCTAAGGCGGGCGGGGAAGGAGGGGAGGCGGCGCTTCGGGCCCTTAGAGCTGGACCTCGAGGCCCAGAAGGCCTTCCTGGAGGGCGAGCCCCTGAGGCTTTCCCCCACGGAGATGCGGCTGCTCTTCACCCTGGCCCAGGCCCCGGGGCGGGTCTACACCCGGGAGGAGCTTCTGGACAGGGTCTGGGGCCCGGAGTTTACTGGGAGCGAGCGGGTGGTGGACGCCTATGTCCGCCTCCTCCGGAAGAAGCTCAAGGACGACCCCGACGCCCCCCGCTTCATTGAGACGGTGGTGGGCCTGGGTTACCGCTTCCTGGGAGAGTAG
- a CDS encoding nitroreductase family protein, producing MEKHPGKLFYRLSRLGPGDELPLKRKPRAKVYANPLETQALPPFRQDGGPPLFRSLAHLKPLLPQVGSALTLKDLSQVLYPLAEREGGRGFPSAGEAYPLEAYLVALRVEGVFPGVYHYFPKEHQLFQLSGKVEPASWSEALLGLSLEKAAALLALTLVPERSEALFGLRGYRYALLEAGYAAGLALLAAVGQGLAAYPAETFYDEAVARLLGLPEGEHPGVVLVLGR from the coding sequence ATGGAGAAGCATCCGGGCAAGCTCTTCTACCGCCTCTCCCGCCTAGGCCCTGGGGACGAGCTCCCCCTCAAGCGCAAGCCCCGGGCCAAGGTCTACGCCAACCCCCTGGAGACCCAGGCCCTGCCCCCCTTCCGCCAGGACGGGGGCCCTCCCCTCTTCCGGTCCCTGGCCCACCTGAAGCCCCTCCTCCCCCAGGTGGGTTCGGCCCTCACCCTCAAGGACCTCTCCCAGGTCCTCTACCCCTTGGCGGAACGGGAGGGAGGGCGGGGCTTTCCCTCGGCGGGGGAGGCCTATCCCCTCGAGGCCTACCTCGTGGCCCTCCGGGTAGAGGGGGTCTTTCCCGGGGTCTACCACTACTTCCCTAAGGAGCACCAGCTCTTCCAGCTTTCGGGAAAGGTGGAGCCCGCTTCTTGGTCCGAGGCCCTGCTGGGCCTTTCTCTGGAGAAGGCAGCGGCCCTGCTCGCCCTCACCCTGGTCCCCGAGCGCAGCGAGGCCCTGTTCGGCCTCCGGGGCTACCGGTATGCCCTTCTGGAGGCAGGCTACGCCGCGGGGCTTGCCCTGCTGGCCGCGGTGGGCCAAGGGCTTGCGGCCTATCCGGCGGAGACCTTTTACGATGAGGCCGTGGCCCGGCTCCTTGGATTGCCCGAGGGGGAACACCCCGGGGTGGTGTTGGTTCTCGGACGTTGA
- the glgC gene encoding glucose-1-phosphate adenylyltransferase, which produces MVKVEVLGMILAGGQGSRLYPLTAKRAKPAVPFGAKYRIIDFVLNNFVNSGIYAIYVLTQYKAQSLTEHIQRYWRFGAFLEDHFILLVPAQMYRYEELGPVWYRGTADAIYQNLHLVQNHAPRAVAVFGGDHIFKMNIRHMVEYHYERRADITLAAYPVPLAEASRFGVLQVDGEWRITEFQEKPKAPRPIPGKPELALASMGNYIFRTEALFELLEADAKDESSSHDFGKDVIPRALKEGYRVYAYDFHRNPIPGQEGPNLYWRDVGTLDAYYEASMDLVKVIPEFDLFNPEWPLRTANLFSPPAKFVHETGERVGRALNSLLAGGVIVSGGTVRESVLFRRVRVNSYSLVERSVLFDDVEVGRYCRIRNAIIDKNVRIPPHTEIGYDLELDRARGFTVTPEGVVVVPKSYRF; this is translated from the coding sequence ATGGTCAAGGTAGAGGTTCTGGGCATGATCCTGGCGGGAGGGCAGGGCAGCCGCCTCTACCCCCTCACCGCCAAGCGGGCCAAGCCCGCGGTGCCCTTCGGAGCCAAGTACCGGATCATTGACTTCGTCCTCAACAACTTCGTGAACTCCGGCATCTACGCCATCTACGTCCTAACCCAGTACAAGGCCCAGTCCCTCACGGAGCACATCCAGCGCTACTGGCGCTTCGGGGCCTTTCTGGAGGATCACTTCATCCTCCTGGTGCCTGCCCAGATGTACCGCTACGAGGAGCTCGGGCCCGTGTGGTACCGGGGCACGGCGGACGCCATCTACCAGAACCTCCACCTGGTGCAAAACCACGCCCCCAGGGCGGTGGCCGTCTTCGGAGGGGACCACATCTTCAAGATGAACATCCGCCACATGGTGGAGTACCACTACGAAAGGCGGGCGGACATCACCCTGGCCGCCTACCCGGTGCCCTTGGCCGAGGCCTCCCGCTTTGGCGTCCTCCAGGTGGACGGGGAGTGGCGGATCACGGAGTTCCAGGAAAAGCCCAAGGCCCCAAGGCCCATCCCCGGAAAGCCCGAGCTGGCCCTGGCCTCCATGGGCAACTACATCTTCCGCACCGAGGCCCTTTTTGAGCTTTTGGAGGCGGACGCCAAGGACGAGTCCAGCAGCCACGATTTCGGCAAGGACGTGATCCCCCGGGCCCTTAAGGAGGGGTATAGGGTCTACGCCTACGATTTCCACCGCAACCCCATCCCCGGCCAGGAGGGCCCCAACCTGTACTGGCGAGACGTGGGTACCCTGGACGCCTATTACGAGGCCAGCATGGACCTGGTCAAGGTCATCCCCGAGTTTGACCTCTTCAACCCCGAGTGGCCTCTTCGCACCGCTAACCTCTTCAGCCCCCCGGCCAAGTTCGTCCACGAGACCGGGGAGCGGGTGGGCCGGGCCTTAAACAGCCTCCTCGCCGGAGGGGTCATCGTGAGCGGGGGAACGGTGAGGGAGTCCGTCCTCTTCCGCAGGGTGCGGGTGAACTCCTACAGCCTCGTGGAGCGCTCGGTGCTCTTTGACGACGTGGAGGTGGGGCGCTACTGCCGCATCAGGAACGCCATCATTGACAAGAACGTGCGGATTCCGCCCCACACCGAGATCGGCTACGACCTGGAGCTGGACCGGGCCCGGGGCTTCACCGTGACCCCCGAGGGCGTGGTGGTGGTGCCCAAGAGCTACCGCTTCTAG
- a CDS encoding AAA family ATPase: protein MRVRDLRWFTPPIRPRPAPPFFGQERALRALEAAFLHRGHGYLVGPSGLGKRKRLLAYLADRAFAKEELVYLPLGEEALPLLLPEGEGKALVEGVEALLSEFTPALFREKGFLYAKSLVEARHEREAEAMLKALAEEAEGLGFTLLEGEEGLRLSGKGPLPPELSAKLEETVLAYLDVRQRAQAEVAALRRGFAERFLLPKAEALKARFPQAGRYLDRILETLLRAAALEEELPLEHLLPRLLVEGGERVVYEANPTPERLFGHLEYEARDGVLSTHLGLLRPGALLRATGGVVALEAHRVLELGSYPLLKRALATGEVEPLAPRPEVKGPRLKPAPLKAQVFLVGPPEVMAFLEEDEEFLELFPFRVEFSPEIPYTEENVAYIGGFLEGEGVALDPEGLAALADESRRQAGHQERLDARLYWLLDLAREASALRSPLDRAAVAEAVRAREERFGLEEELYLKDLREGVVALEVQGERVGEVNGLVVVEGPLPRGRPVRITAQAGPGREGVLSIDREVGLGGQVFHKAVLTLTGYLRGTYAQVGALSATVSLVFEQSYGGIEGDSAGLAELLAVLSAISGLPLRQDLAVTGAVDQTGKVLAVGRVAEKVEGFYRVCQTLGLTGTQGVVLPRANLPHLTLREEVVRAVEEGAFHLFAVAEVDEALELLFGRKAYWVHEKVREALEHFHKLENGEEKA, encoded by the coding sequence ATGCGGGTTCGCGACTTGCGCTGGTTCACCCCCCCCATCCGCCCCAGGCCCGCCCCGCCCTTCTTCGGCCAGGAGCGGGCGCTAAGGGCCCTCGAGGCCGCCTTCCTCCACCGGGGCCACGGCTACCTGGTGGGGCCGAGCGGCCTGGGCAAGCGCAAGCGCCTCCTGGCCTACCTGGCGGACCGGGCCTTTGCCAAGGAGGAGCTGGTCTACCTCCCCCTCGGGGAGGAGGCCCTCCCCCTGCTCCTTCCCGAGGGGGAGGGAAAGGCCCTGGTGGAAGGGGTGGAGGCCCTCCTCTCCGAGTTCACCCCGGCCCTCTTCCGGGAAAAGGGGTTCCTCTACGCCAAGAGCCTGGTGGAGGCCCGCCACGAGCGCGAGGCCGAGGCGATGCTGAAGGCCTTGGCGGAGGAGGCGGAGGGCCTCGGCTTCACCCTTTTGGAAGGCGAGGAAGGGCTCCGGCTCTCCGGCAAGGGCCCCTTGCCCCCCGAGCTCTCCGCCAAGCTGGAGGAGACGGTTCTGGCCTACCTAGACGTGCGGCAGCGGGCCCAGGCGGAGGTGGCGGCCCTGAGGCGGGGCTTCGCCGAGCGCTTCCTCCTGCCCAAGGCCGAGGCCCTGAAGGCCCGCTTTCCCCAAGCGGGGCGCTACCTGGACCGGATCCTGGAGACCCTGCTCCGGGCCGCCGCTTTGGAGGAGGAGCTTCCCCTAGAACACCTCCTCCCCCGGCTCCTGGTGGAGGGGGGGGAGCGGGTGGTCTACGAGGCCAACCCCACCCCGGAGAGGCTTTTTGGCCACCTGGAGTACGAGGCCCGGGACGGGGTCCTCTCCACCCACCTGGGCCTCCTCCGCCCCGGGGCCCTCCTGCGGGCCACGGGAGGGGTAGTGGCCCTGGAGGCCCACCGGGTCCTGGAACTGGGAAGCTACCCCCTCCTCAAGCGGGCCCTGGCCACGGGGGAGGTGGAACCCCTCGCTCCCCGCCCGGAGGTGAAGGGCCCGCGGCTCAAGCCCGCCCCCCTGAAGGCCCAGGTCTTCCTGGTGGGGCCGCCCGAGGTGATGGCCTTCCTGGAGGAGGACGAGGAGTTTTTGGAGCTTTTCCCCTTCCGCGTGGAATTCAGCCCGGAGATCCCCTACACCGAGGAGAACGTGGCCTATATTGGCGGCTTCCTGGAGGGGGAGGGGGTGGCCCTGGACCCGGAGGGCCTGGCGGCGCTGGCGGACGAGTCCCGGCGCCAGGCCGGGCACCAGGAGCGGCTGGACGCCAGGCTTTACTGGCTCCTGGACCTCGCCCGGGAGGCCTCGGCCCTGCGAAGCCCCCTGGACCGGGCGGCGGTGGCCGAGGCGGTGCGCGCCCGGGAGGAGCGCTTCGGCCTCGAGGAGGAGCTCTACCTAAAGGACCTAAGGGAAGGGGTGGTGGCCCTGGAGGTCCAGGGGGAGCGGGTGGGAGAGGTGAACGGCCTGGTGGTGGTGGAGGGTCCCCTCCCCCGGGGCCGTCCCGTGCGCATCACCGCCCAGGCGGGCCCGGGGCGGGAAGGGGTGCTCTCCATTGACCGGGAGGTGGGCCTGGGGGGGCAGGTCTTCCACAAGGCGGTCCTCACCCTCACCGGGTACCTACGGGGCACCTACGCCCAGGTGGGGGCCCTCTCCGCCACGGTAAGCCTGGTCTTTGAGCAGAGCTACGGGGGGATTGAGGGGGACTCGGCGGGGCTCGCCGAGCTCCTCGCCGTCCTCTCGGCCATTTCGGGGCTTCCCCTAAGGCAGGACCTGGCGGTCACCGGGGCCGTGGACCAGACGGGGAAGGTCCTCGCCGTGGGCCGGGTGGCGGAGAAGGTGGAGGGCTTCTACCGCGTCTGCCAGACCCTGGGCCTGACCGGTACCCAGGGGGTGGTGCTGCCCAGGGCCAACCTTCCCCACCTCACCCTCCGGGAGGAGGTGGTGCGGGCAGTGGAGGAGGGGGCCTTCCACCTCTTCGCCGTGGCAGAGGTGGACGAGGCCCTGGAGCTCCTCTTCGGCCGCAAGGCCTACTGGGTGCACGAGAAGGTGCGGGAGGCCCTGGAGCATTTCCATAAGTTGGAGAACGGCGAGGAAAAGGCCTAG
- a CDS encoding penicillin acylase family protein codes for MKRFLRAMAWLLGLGLLLVLLLALSGYLYLRASLPQEEGRIALKGLSAPVEVVRDAHGVVRIRAATLKDLFFAQGFAHAQERLWQMEFQRRVGQGRLSEVLGEATLPQDRFLRTWGFYRAAKAAYERLYPEEKEAVDAYAAGVNAFLAGGAPLPPEFTLLGFRPEPWTGPDVLVWAKMMSFDLSGNWEEELKRHRLLARGITPERLSELLPPYPEDAPTVLRAEDLRLPLKREEAPSALLQMAPPRFMEASNNWVVAGSRTATGKPFLANDPHLALQAPSLWFLMALEAPGFKAIGATLPGLPGIVIGRNDRIAWGVTNVGADVEDLYLLEDVEGRGYRYQGRVVPYGVREEVIRVKGGKEEVLKVREAVYGPVITDALKDPPQTPMALRWVSLDPEDHILMAFLGVNRARNWDEFQKALEPYSAPSQNFVYADVEGNIGYIAPGKFPVRKEGHTGMVPVPGNGEWDWLGYRRPEEWPRAFNPPRGYLVTANHKVTPKGFPYALTYDWAEPYRAMRIEELLLAKEKLSLEDMRAIQQDQKSLLYRDFRPVLELLAPLSERSRAWRERLLAWDGTMAASSEEALVFALWYTELTRLPEREVGEAYWDEPRYLLKALKAGDKNCDRPETDYKETCLDYAALALERALDRKEALGARAWGEVHRARFSHAVLTHTPLKRLSDREVAFGGDRYTVNVGPFDPKALTMGHGPSYRQIVDLSDMENSLFVHPMGQSGHFLSARYADLLALWARGEYLPMRMAGQGRTLLLEPAR; via the coding sequence ATGAAGCGCTTCTTGCGGGCGATGGCTTGGCTTTTGGGCTTAGGGCTTCTCCTCGTCCTTCTCCTGGCCCTTTCGGGGTACCTCTACCTGAGGGCCTCCCTGCCCCAAGAGGAGGGCCGTATCGCCCTGAAGGGGCTTTCCGCTCCGGTGGAGGTGGTGCGGGACGCCCACGGGGTGGTGCGGATCCGGGCGGCCACGCTTAAGGACCTCTTCTTCGCCCAGGGCTTCGCCCACGCCCAGGAGCGGCTCTGGCAGATGGAGTTCCAGCGCCGGGTGGGCCAGGGGCGCTTGAGCGAGGTCCTGGGGGAGGCCACGCTTCCCCAGGACCGGTTCCTCCGCACCTGGGGCTTCTACCGTGCGGCCAAGGCGGCTTACGAAAGGCTTTACCCTGAGGAGAAGGAGGCGGTGGACGCCTACGCCGCTGGGGTGAACGCCTTCCTGGCGGGCGGGGCGCCTTTGCCGCCGGAGTTCACCCTCCTCGGCTTCCGCCCCGAGCCCTGGACCGGCCCCGACGTCCTGGTCTGGGCCAAGATGATGAGTTTTGACCTCTCCGGGAACTGGGAGGAGGAGCTAAAGCGCCACCGCCTCCTCGCCCGGGGGATAACCCCGGAAAGGCTTTCGGAGCTCCTGCCCCCCTACCCCGAGGACGCCCCCACCGTCTTGCGCGCGGAGGACCTCAGGCTTCCCCTCAAGCGGGAGGAGGCACCCTCCGCCCTCCTGCAAATGGCCCCGCCCCGCTTTATGGAGGCCAGCAACAACTGGGTGGTGGCGGGAAGCCGCACCGCCACGGGCAAGCCCTTTCTCGCCAACGACCCCCACCTCGCCCTCCAGGCCCCGAGCCTCTGGTTCCTCATGGCCCTCGAGGCCCCGGGGTTCAAGGCCATCGGGGCCACCCTGCCCGGCCTTCCCGGCATCGTCATCGGGCGGAACGACCGCATCGCCTGGGGGGTGACCAATGTGGGGGCGGACGTGGAGGACCTTTACCTCCTGGAGGACGTGGAAGGACGGGGCTACCGGTACCAGGGGAGGGTCGTCCCCTACGGGGTGCGGGAGGAGGTGATCCGGGTGAAGGGGGGGAAGGAGGAGGTGTTGAAGGTGCGGGAAGCGGTCTATGGCCCCGTGATCACCGACGCCCTGAAGGACCCTCCCCAAACCCCCATGGCCCTCCGCTGGGTAAGCCTGGACCCGGAGGACCACATCCTCATGGCCTTCCTGGGGGTGAACCGGGCCAGGAACTGGGACGAGTTTCAAAAGGCCTTGGAGCCCTACTCCGCTCCCAGCCAGAACTTCGTCTACGCCGACGTGGAGGGCAACATCGGCTACATCGCCCCCGGGAAGTTTCCCGTCCGGAAGGAGGGGCACACGGGGATGGTGCCGGTGCCGGGGAACGGGGAGTGGGACTGGCTGGGCTACCGGAGGCCCGAGGAGTGGCCCAGGGCCTTCAATCCCCCTCGGGGCTACCTGGTCACCGCCAACCACAAGGTGACCCCTAAGGGCTTCCCCTACGCCCTCACCTACGACTGGGCCGAGCCCTACCGGGCCATGCGGATAGAGGAGCTCCTCCTCGCCAAGGAGAAGCTCAGCCTCGAGGACATGCGGGCCATCCAGCAGGACCAGAAGAGCCTCCTCTACCGGGACTTCCGCCCCGTTTTGGAGCTCCTTGCCCCCCTTTCCGAGAGGAGCCGGGCCTGGAGGGAGAGGCTTCTCGCCTGGGACGGGACCATGGCGGCCTCGTCCGAGGAGGCTCTGGTCTTCGCCCTCTGGTACACCGAGCTCACCCGGCTTCCCGAGCGGGAGGTGGGGGAGGCCTACTGGGACGAGCCCCGCTACCTGCTGAAGGCCTTGAAGGCCGGGGACAAAAACTGCGACCGGCCCGAGACGGACTACAAGGAGACCTGCCTGGACTATGCCGCCCTCGCCCTAGAAAGGGCCCTGGACCGGAAGGAGGCCCTAGGGGCCAGGGCCTGGGGGGAGGTCCACCGGGCGCGCTTTTCCCACGCCGTCCTCACCCACACGCCCTTAAAGCGCCTCTCCGACCGGGAGGTGGCCTTCGGCGGCGACCGGTACACGGTGAACGTGGGCCCCTTTGACCCGAAGGCCCTCACCATGGGGCACGGGCCGAGCTACCGCCAGATCGTGGACCTTTCGGACATGGAAAATTCCCTCTTCGTCCACCCCATGGGCCAGTCCGGCCACTTCCTCTCGGCCCGCTACGCTGACCTCCTCGCCCTCTGGGCTCGAGGGGAGTACCTGCCCATGCGCATGGCCGGGCAGGGGAGGACCCTGCTTCTGGAGCCGGCGCGCTAG
- a CDS encoding CDGSH iron-sulfur domain-containing protein, producing MRLEFLENGPIRVEGKRFGVRVGDKEEVLERPRVFLCRCGGSANKPFCDGTHKRIGFQAPGGTLEVEGD from the coding sequence ATGCGGCTGGAGTTTCTGGAAAACGGCCCCATCCGGGTGGAGGGCAAGCGCTTTGGGGTGCGCGTGGGGGATAAGGAGGAGGTCTTAGAGCGCCCGCGGGTCTTCCTCTGCCGCTGCGGGGGTTCGGCCAACAAGCCCTTTTGCGACGGCACCCACAAGAGGATCGGCTTCCAGGCCCCGGGCGGGACCTTGGAGGTGGAAGGCGACTGA